The sequence below is a genomic window from Candidatus Krumholzibacteriia bacterium.
GTGGAAGGCACCGACAGCGTTCTTCGTTCGCAGCAAGTTGGTGGCGACCTTGCCGCCCAAGCCGGCGTCCACCATTCCCAGGAGTGTGGTCGGCACCGCCACCCAGTCGATGCCCCGCATGTAGGTGGCGGCGGCGAAGCCGACCAGGTCGGTCACCGCGCCGCCCCCCAGCGCCACCAGCCCGCTGCCGCGATCGAAGCCGCGGCGCAAGAGCTGCTCGAGCAACCGCTCCAGGGTGCGGAGCGTCTTCGCCCGTTCCCCTGCCGGCAGGAGCAGCGGCGCGCCGACCTCGATGCGCTGACGGCGGAGCACCGGCGCCGTCCGCTCCCAGAGTGCACGCCGCACCCGCGTGTCGGTGACCACGGCCCAGCGCCGAGGTTCGTGGCGCAACACCGCTGCCAGGAGGCCGGGGCCCGAGACACCGACTTGCACGGTGCACTCCTGCACCCGAGGTCGGACCCGGAGCCGGAAACGTGTCGCGCTCACGAGTTCTCTTCCAGACGGAAGGTGAGGAGCAGCGTTTCCAGCTCGAACAGGAAGGTGCGCTTGCTGTCTCCCGGCACGAAGAGCTGCCCCTGCACTCCGTACAGCCGGTGCCGCGAGGGATCGTAAACGAAATGAGTCACCAGCGGGCCGCTGGCGACGGCGCAGTCGTTCAGGGCAGTGGCGAGGATTTCCTGCGCTCGCGGCGGACAGAACTCGCAGACGACGGTGCTGGCCGCGAAGGCTCCCGTCGCGGGGGTGAGGCCGGGAGCGGTGCAACCGAAGAGAAGCCAGGGCGCGGCGAGGCGGAGGAGGAAACGCAGGCGTGGCGGCGCTTTTTTCCGCATCCGCGCAGTCTAGTCGTGGAAGCCGAGCGCGGCCAGATCGAGACCCAGCCGCGCCGCACTCACCAGCGGACGGGCATGGTCTCGATCGGATCGGAGCGCTGGCGCTTGGCGTCGGGCAACGTATCCGCCGGGACGGAGCCGAGGATCGAGGCCGCCGCTTCGAGGCGCAGTTCCGGACCGAGAGGCGTACTGGCGCGCACCGGGACCAGGCGCGGCCAGGCGACCGCGGGTCGTCCCGCCGGGGCCCAAGGACCCGGGGAGGTCTCCATCGCCACCCGAGGGGGCGTGGATTCGCTCGGGCTGGGACCGCGATGGCCCAAGGTCAAGCCGAGGGTGAGAACGAGAGCTGCGGCCGCAGCGGTGCTGACGGTGAAAGGCAGCAACCAGCGTCGCGGCGTCGGGTCCACCGCCACCGGCAGCTCTTGCGTCTGCTGCGACAGCCGCAGCTTCAGGCGCCAGTCGAAGTGAGGCGCCGGTTCTCGAATCGGCAGCTCCTGTAGCCACTGCCGGGTGAGGGCGCTCTCACGCTGCAAACGCGCACAATCGGCACAGCCGGCGAGGTGGGCGCGGAGCTCCGCGCCGACGGCTGCGGACAAACGGGCCTCGTCGCCTTCGCTGACGAGAGTGCGCGCCATCCGACATCGCATCGCCTGTCTCCCCTTTTCTCCCGCCCGTGGCGGGATCGTGCCGCCGGCGTTGCCGCCGGCCCTGCTCAACGCTTCCCCAGCGTACGTTCGAGCAGTGGTTCCATGATCTCCCGGAAGTGACTGCGCCCGCGGTTGATGCGAGAACGCACCGTGCCCAGCTTGAGGCCCGTCACTGCGGCGATCTCCTCGTAGGTGAAATGGTTGATCTCACGAAGCACGAAAGCTTCTCTGTATTTGGCCGGGATGCGGGTGATGGCGTATTCGACCCAGCGATGCACTTCCTGCTTCTCCAAGGTGCGGTCGGGCAGGTCCTTGGCATCGGGGAGATCGACGTCGTGCCGCTCGCCTTCCTCCTCTTCGCCCCGTCCCCAGGAAATCGACACCAGCTTCGGCGTGCTGCGCTGCTTGCGGATGCGATTGCGCACCAGATTGGTGGCGATGGTGTAGAGCCAGGTGGAGAAGCGCGCCACGGTGCGGTACTTCTCGGCGTGGACATAGGCGCGGACAAAAGCTTCCTGGGCGACTTCCTCGGCCTCCGTAGGATCCCGGAGGAGGCGCAGAAGGTAGTTGTAGAGCCGGACCTTGTGGCGCTGTACGAGGACGTCGAAGGCCGCACGCTCCCCAGCCGCGACGGACTGGATGAGGTCCTCGTCGCTCCGCTCCTCGGACGCATCGCTCCGCTTCCTGGCGCTCAGCTGGTTCATGGCAGCTCCCGGCTCGGCCCCTTGAACCCTATCTTTGTCCGGAGGTTCCATCAGTAGACCTCAGTAGACCTCGAAATCAGCGGCAGCCAGACCATCGCGGGCCTCGATCTCCTCGAGGAGGATCTCACCCTCCATGCCTTCCCGGGGCGCCTGGAGGCGCAAACGACCCGGCAGCTCCAGTTCGCCCCAGCGGCGCCAGCGATCGTAGCGCACCACGAGGCGCCGGCCCTCGGCCCCTTCCCAGCCCCACTGTTCCAAGACCCCGTCCCGGAGCCGCAGCTCGAAGACGGCCTGGGGCGAGGAAAGTTGCACCCTGAACTCCAGGTTGCGCCCATCCTCGCTTCTCCCCACCAGACGGGTGCGGGCCGCCAGGTCTTCCGGCGGGCGGCCCTGCGGCCAGGGCGGGCGGCCGGTGACCAAGGCGTGCAGTTCCGCCAACGAGCCGGTCGGCAGGTAGCGCGCCAACTCGGAGTCCGCGAAGGGGGAGCGCTCCAAGGCGTCAGCGCGGGCGCGATACATCAAGAGGTGTCCGTCGCCCGGGAGCGACAACACGAGCCTCTCCCCCACCATGCCGAAGAGGGCTCGCGAACGCAGCTCCACCCGCAAGCGCTCCGGCAGGTCGACCACCGCCTGCAGATTCCCCTCCACCGTGCCGTCGGGCGAGGAGAGACGGGCATGGCCGCGGGTGCTCCACGCTTGGCGCGGTGGCGCGCCGGCGAGGGAGGTGAGCCGTTCGAGCTCCACCGCGTCGGGGGTGCGGTCGAGGCGAGGCGGCCCGCCACAGGCGACGAGCCCCGAGGTGGTGAGGAGGAGCAGCCGGATCGCCACGGCCCCTCTAAGGCTTCTCGATCTCCGCTTGCACCGCGTCAATTTTGTCGCGCAACCCGCCGTTTTCTGGTGCCAGCTCCCGGGAGCGCCCGTAGACACGCAGCGCTTCCTGCGGCCGTCCCGCTTTGCGATAGGCGTCGCCCAGGTGTTCGAGGATGACCGCGTCCTGGTGTTTCGTCAGGTCCGCGGCACGCTCGAGCTCAACCACGGCGCCAGCGAAATGGCCGCGCTGGAAGAGCACCCACCCCAGGCTGTCGACGTAGAAGCCGTTGTCCGGTTCCGCGGCGATCGCCCGGCGCACCAATGTCTCGCTCTCCTCCAGAGCCAGTCCACGCTCGGCCTGGATGTAACCGACGAAGTTGAGGGCCGCGGCGTTCTCCGGTTGCCGCTGCAGCACGTCCCGGCCGCAAGTCAGAGCCGTTTCGTAATGACCCAGCTCCTGGTGTGCCATCGCCAGGTTGAAGAGCACATCGGTGTTGTCCGGATCCAAGCGGTGGCCGGCCTCGAGATGACGGACGGCGGCGTCGAACTCACGCAGCTGCAGGTAGGCGTAGCCGAGGAGCACGTTGCAACGCACCTCGTCGGCGGAAGTGTGCGCCGATGCCGTGGCGAGCACGGCGCGCAAGCTGTCCGCCGCCGGGCCTTGCCGTTGCACGCGCCCGTCGGCGTCGCGCAGACGTTCGAGCAGCACCGTGGCCAGACCCAGATGGGCGGCGCAAGCGTCGGGCTGCAAGCGGATGGCGGCGCGGAAGTGCTTCTCCGCCGCTTCGCTCCGATCCTGGCGCAGGGCCAGCTCGCCGAGCAGGTGCTCGGCGCCGGGGAACTCGTTGCCCTCCGCCAGGCGCGTCAGCAGCTTCTCGGCGCTGTCGTACTGCTCGCTCTGCAGCAGCGCCCAGCCAAGGATGTACTCGTGCCGGGGCTCCAGTTCGTGGCGCTCGTCGCGGGGCTGCAGGAGGGCCACCACATCGGGATAGCGTTTTTCCCGCAGGTAGAGCTGCACCAGCCACTCGAGGGCATCGCGATCCTCTGGAACGAGGGCGAGAGCGTCCTGCTGCACGGCGATCGCTTCGGCGAGGCGATCGTTCTTCTCCAGGAGTTCCACCAGCGCGCTGCGGGCAGCGCCGAGCTGCGGCTCCAACTCCAGGGCGCGACGGTAGCGACTCTCGGCCTCCGGCAGCTTGCCGAGTTCTTCCTCGACCTTCCCGAGTTGCAGCAAGGTCGCCGCCTGGTCGGGCTGCAACGCGTTGGCGCGCTGGAAGCTCGCGAGCGCCTCCGACCGGCGGTGCAGATCGCTGGCGAGGCGGCCGCGCAAGAGCCAGCCGGCAACCAGAGTCGAGTCCGCTGCCAGGGCGGAGTCGACATGCTGCAGCGCTTCCTCCGGTTTCCCCGCCACGGCGCGGAGCCGCGCCAGGAGGAGGAACTCCGCCGGCCCGGCAGTTCCGGCCAGAGCGGCATCCCCCAGCAAGTGATCCGCCTCCTGGTAACGCCCCATGTCCAGGTACTGGCGTGCCAGCGCCAGACGCAGGCTCGCGTTCTCCGGCCAGAGGAACACTGCTTCGCGCAGGGCGGCGAGCGCTTCGTTCGCCGCCCCGATCTCGCGCAGATAGCTGCCGCGGGCGAAGGCCACCTGCGCCGCTTCGCGGGTGGCTTCGACGACCTCCTCCGGCACCGCCGTCTCCGAGGAGGCGCTCCGCCGCGTCGTCGCTGGAGCGGCGCAAGCGCCGACGCCGAGCCCCAGGAGGAGCAGGAGGTGCAGGCGGCGTGGTGAGCGGTGCGGCATGGCTTCCCCTCGTCGGTGTCGGGCGCATGATCCCTGTGGAAGCTACAGATTTTTCCGCCGGGCGGAAACGCCGGCGGCGCCCGCTCCAGGTCAGCCGTGGCGGAGGAGGTTTGCGTCCTTGCTGAGGTTGTGGAGGGCCTCGCGCGCCGCTCGCTGCTCCGCCAGTTTCTTGCTGTTGCCGTCGCCACGACCGAGCACGCGGCCGCGCACCAGCACCTCGACGACGAAGCGCTTGGCATGGTCGGGGCCGTGGGTGGCGCTCACCTTGTAGCGCGGCGGCGTCTTCAGCTGCGCCTGGATCATCTCCTGCAGCTGGCTCTTGTAGTTCGCCAGCTGATGGTCCGCCACCGTTTCTTCCAGCTCGTCCAGCAGGTGGGCACTGACGAACTGGCGCACCGGATCGAGCCCGCCGTCCAGGTACATGGCGCCCAGCACCGCTTCGTAGGCATCGGAAAGGATGGAGGCGCGCATGCGGCCGCCGGCGTCCACTTCCCCCGG
It includes:
- a CDS encoding iron-containing alcohol dehydrogenase, with the protein product MSATRFRLRVRPRVQECTVQVGVSGPGLLAAVLRHEPRRWAVVTDTRVRRALWERTAPVLRRQRIEVGAPLLLPAGERAKTLRTLERLLEQLLRRGFDRGSGLVALGGGAVTDLVGFAAATYMRGIDWVAVPTTLLGMVDAGLGGKVATNLLRTKNAVGAFH
- a CDS encoding DUF4837 family protein, whose product is MRKKAPPRLRFLLRLAAPWLLFGCTAPGLTPATGAFAASTVVCEFCPPRAQEILATALNDCAVASGPLVTHFVYDPSRHRLYGVQGQLFVPGDSKRTFLFELETLLLTFRLEENS
- a CDS encoding sigma-70 family RNA polymerase sigma factor, whose translation is MNQLSARKRSDASEERSDEDLIQSVAAGERAAFDVLVQRHKVRLYNYLLRLLRDPTEAEEVAQEAFVRAYVHAEKYRTVARFSTWLYTIATNLVRNRIRKQRSTPKLVSISWGRGEEEEGERHDVDLPDAKDLPDRTLEKQEVHRWVEYAITRIPAKYREAFVLREINHFTYEEIAAVTGLKLGTVRSRINRGRSHFREIMEPLLERTLGKR
- a CDS encoding tetratricopeptide repeat protein, whose amino-acid sequence is MPHRSPRRLHLLLLLGLGVGACAAPATTRRSASSETAVPEEVVEATREAAQVAFARGSYLREIGAANEALAALREAVFLWPENASLRLALARQYLDMGRYQEADHLLGDAALAGTAGPAEFLLLARLRAVAGKPEEALQHVDSALAADSTLVAGWLLRGRLASDLHRRSEALASFQRANALQPDQAATLLQLGKVEEELGKLPEAESRYRRALELEPQLGAARSALVELLEKNDRLAEAIAVQQDALALVPEDRDALEWLVQLYLREKRYPDVVALLQPRDERHELEPRHEYILGWALLQSEQYDSAEKLLTRLAEGNEFPGAEHLLGELALRQDRSEAAEKHFRAAIRLQPDACAAHLGLATVLLERLRDADGRVQRQGPAADSLRAVLATASAHTSADEVRCNVLLGYAYLQLREFDAAVRHLEAGHRLDPDNTDVLFNLAMAHQELGHYETALTCGRDVLQRQPENAAALNFVGYIQAERGLALEESETLVRRAIAAEPDNGFYVDSLGWVLFQRGHFAGAVVELERAADLTKHQDAVILEHLGDAYRKAGRPQEALRVYGRSRELAPENGGLRDKIDAVQAEIEKP
- the rnc gene encoding ribonuclease III, with protein sequence MGLRSWLSRLRPLPGVPRGATAVDDAAGFPALEQKLGHRFQDTELLRTALTHRSHVYRSGRERLHSNERLEFLGDSVLGLIVNEYLFRSFPERSEGELTKVKSLVVSRAVLGRAAERLQLGKHLILAPGEVDAGGRMRASILSDAYEAVLGAMYLDGGLDPVRQFVSAHLLDELEETVADHQLANYKSQLQEMIQAQLKTPPRYKVSATHGPDHAKRFVVEVLVRGRVLGRGDGNSKKLAEQRAAREALHNLSKDANLLRHG